The nucleotide window TTGCTGACGTGGACCGTCTCGCTGGTGCCGCCGCCGCCCGCGTCGACGGTCCGCGTTCCCGTCTCGGGGTCGATCCGAATGTCGACGAACGTCTGGACGAACCCGTCGGCCGTCGAGTAGAGGATCTCCCCGTCGAGGTGGAAGAAGCGGTCGCGGAGCGGCCAGAACGCGTTCACGCCGTCGAGGTGCGTCCAGTCGAGCGCGACGTGGGCGAAGACGTGGACGAAGAGCGCGACCCACGCGACCGCGATCCACCGGTCCGAGAGTCGCTCGCGGACCGCCGACGCCTCCCGGACGCGGGTGTCGTAGTACAGCGCCAGCGCGGCGACCGCCGGGATCACGAAGGTGTGGCCGATCGTTCGATGCGCGCCGGACATGACGAACCCGAGGAAGCTGTCCGCCTCGGGGATCACGACGACGACGAGCAGGACCGCGAGCGCCCGCCGGTCGAGGAGGCGGTCGTCGAGCAGCGCGGCCGCGAGCAGGAGCGCGAACCCGGCGTGGACTATCGTCGACGGCATTCAGCGGCGCACCCCCAGTCTCTCCGAGCCGGCCCGAACCGCGAGCGTCGCGGCCGCCGCGGCGACGACGACCAGCTGCCACCCGCTCTCGACGACCCGGAACTCGCGGTCGGCGCTGGGACCGAGTCCGGGGCGGCCGTCGTGGTTGACCCACGAGGCGACCGGGTCGGCGACCCCTCCGGCGACGCTCTGGATCGGGAGGATCCCCGGCCCCTCCGCGCCGAGCGTCAGGAACGTCTGGACGAGTCCCTCCTGCGTCGAGAACACGAGCCGCCCCCGGAGGACGTAGCGCGCGTCCTCCAGCGGGTACAGGAGGGCCGCGCCCTCGCCGGCGAACAGCGCCGAGCCGACCCCTCCGACGACGAACGCGGCGAGCGCGACCCATCCGGTCCGCACCGCGCGCCGCCCGCCCCGCTCGCGAAGCGCGGACTCCCCGCGCAGGGTCGTGTCCCAGTACAGCAGGCCGCCCGCGAGCAGGGGGAGCCAGACGGCGTGGAGGAGGGCGTTCGTCGCGCCCGGGACGACGAGGCTCGCGACCGCGTCGAGACCGGGGCAGAGTGCGGCCCCGACGACCACCGCGACCGCGCGCCGGTCGAACGCGAAGCCCAGCAGCGCGGCCGCGAGCAGCGCCCCCACGGCCGCGGTCACGAGCGTCGGTGCCATACTCGTCCTGACGCTCGGAGGCGAATAAGCGCTCCGGGCGGGTCAGGTCCGGTCGCCGGAGTCGTCCGCGTCGTCGCGATCCTCGACGAACTCGAACTCGCCGGCCGTCGGCTCTTTGCCTCGGTCGGCGTCGGTTTCACGGTCGCCGATTTCACGGTCGTCGTGGTCGTCGATCTCGCGGTCGGCGTCGTCATCGATCTCGACGCCGTCGACGTCGCCGTCGGTCCCGCGGGCGACGTTGCCGCCGGCACCGGAGACTCCGCGTTCGCGGTCGACGGTCACGCGCTCGCCCTCGCTCTCGCGGTCGACGCCGCCCCCGGTCGGCCCGTCGAGCAGGGCGACCGCCATCCGGCGGGCGGCGTACCCGGCGGCGTTGGCGAGGTGGAGGCCGACGAGGACGGCGGCGATTCCCAGCGGGACCGCCGCCAGCGCCTCCGGCTGCGTCCCGATCGCCCACGTCGCCGGCTCGCCGTTGACCTCGCCGAACTCGACCACGAGGGGGTACCGGAGCGGCGCGGTGACGAGCGGGAGCCCGCGGGCGATTAGGAGCAGCGGGACGAACCCGAACAGGGCGACCCAGAACTTCGCCATGAGGAACCCGAGTCCCCGCCACGTCGAGGCGGCGTCCACGTACTTCCTCGCGCCGCCGAGCGCGCCGTCGGCGTCGGCGATGTCGTCCGGCTTCGCGAGGTCGGTCCCGAGCAGCGCGTCGGCGAGCCAGCGTTCGAACGCGGCGAACAGCCGCGTGGCGATCAGGGTCACGAGCAGCACGACGAGGCCGACGAGCACCGGCGTGAGGAGGAGCCCGAAGGCGAGCCCGAACGAGAACACGCCCGAGTAGACGAAGGCGAGCGGGAGCGCGACTAGCAGGTACAGCAGGTGGCGATACGTGCGGCCGTCGGCGAGGACGCCGACGACCGGGAGGGCTGCGAGCGGTCGGAGGGAGACCATACCACGACTGGTTCGTTCTCCGACAAAAATCGGTCGCTCCGCGTCGCGCGGTTCTCCGGGGAATCTCGGTCCCTGCTTACCCGAGGAAGAAGTCGATCGCGTCCCCGGACGACTGCCCCTTGTACAGCTCGGAGTAGCCGCAGTCCGCACACGAGACCACGAGGAACCTGCGGTTCTGGACGTCGAACATCTTGGTGAGTCCCGTGCCGCTGGTGGCGATCTCGTCGGTCTCGGTCTCGATCCCGCCGCACTTCGGACAGCCGTCCTCGCCGTCGCCGCCGAGCG belongs to Halorubrum sp. DM2 and includes:
- a CDS encoding metal-dependent hydrolase; translated protein: MPSTIVHAGFALLLAAALLDDRLLDRRALAVLLVVVVIPEADSFLGFVMSGAHRTIGHTFVIPAVAALALYYDTRVREASAVRERLSDRWIAVAWVALFVHVFAHVALDWTHLDGVNAFWPLRDRFFHLDGEILYSTADGFVQTFVDIRIDPETGTRTVDAGGGGTSETVHVSNPVEPRDPDLDVEEPVDRRFPVANTGWRLYLIGIGLFALGARRLQGDGEPTEK
- a CDS encoding zinc ribbon domain-containing protein, with protein sequence MPSQNDETEYSVFDDDERDDRHDGRDGSAERGRDAQTDDRPASLGGDGEDGCPKCGGIETETDEIATSGTGLTKMFDVQNRRFLVVSCADCGYSELYKGQSSGDAIDFFLG
- a CDS encoding sensor domain-containing protein, with protein sequence MVSLRPLAALPVVGVLADGRTYRHLLYLLVALPLAFVYSGVFSFGLAFGLLLTPVLVGLVVLLVTLIATRLFAAFERWLADALLGTDLAKPDDIADADGALGGARKYVDAASTWRGLGFLMAKFWVALFGFVPLLLIARGLPLVTAPLRYPLVVEFGEVNGEPATWAIGTQPEALAAVPLGIAAVLVGLHLANAAGYAARRMAVALLDGPTGGGVDRESEGERVTVDRERGVSGAGGNVARGTDGDVDGVEIDDDADREIDDHDDREIGDRETDADRGKEPTAGEFEFVEDRDDADDSGDRT